The following proteins come from a genomic window of Pirellula staleyi DSM 6068:
- a CDS encoding beta-ketoacyl-[acyl-carrier-protein] synthase family protein — translation MSRRVVITGVGLVSPLGNSAASLWQGLIDGVSAVAPLTSIPTGGFPTKFGAEALGFTSSIDDFGPLEKTMSRNIKKNLKVMCREIQMGVAVAQLAITDAKLPMASLNLERFGAVYGSDYMLTLPQEFTAGIRGCVGADGKFDFTQWAEHGLPAVEPLWLLKYLPNLPASHVAIFNDLRGPNNSLTMREASPNLAVAEAFCTIERGHADIMLAGATGTRIHPARTIHVALQEEIARGDSPEKLSRPFDKNRTGLVIGEGAAAIVLEELESAQARGATILAEVIGFGASAVNENGIGNTHVAVKNALAQSLRTSKLKIADVDHLNAHGLGTKQSDAAEASAIAAVFGDRAKPLPVTTAKGHMGNLGAGGGMVEMVGSVMALRDGRLFGTLNFETPDPECPVHVATGSSTPAGKSFINLNVTPQGQASAVVVKAFA, via the coding sequence ATGTCGCGACGCGTAGTCATCACCGGTGTAGGGTTGGTAAGCCCACTTGGAAACTCAGCCGCCTCGCTTTGGCAAGGTCTCATCGATGGGGTGTCGGCAGTTGCCCCACTCACTTCGATTCCGACCGGAGGGTTCCCTACAAAATTTGGGGCCGAGGCTTTAGGGTTCACGAGCTCGATCGACGATTTCGGTCCGCTCGAGAAAACGATGTCGCGGAACATCAAAAAGAATCTGAAGGTGATGTGCCGCGAGATTCAGATGGGGGTCGCGGTCGCGCAGCTCGCCATCACCGACGCCAAGTTGCCGATGGCAAGTCTGAATCTCGAGCGTTTTGGAGCGGTCTACGGGAGCGACTACATGCTCACGTTGCCGCAGGAATTCACGGCGGGAATTCGTGGCTGCGTGGGTGCCGATGGCAAGTTCGACTTCACTCAGTGGGCCGAGCACGGTCTACCAGCCGTCGAGCCGCTGTGGCTGCTCAAGTACCTGCCGAACCTGCCAGCAAGCCACGTCGCGATTTTCAACGACTTGCGTGGCCCGAATAATTCGCTCACGATGCGTGAAGCATCCCCCAATCTGGCCGTCGCCGAAGCCTTCTGCACCATCGAGCGGGGACATGCCGACATTATGCTCGCCGGCGCGACCGGAACCCGCATTCATCCCGCGCGAACGATTCATGTCGCATTGCAGGAAGAAATCGCTCGCGGAGATTCGCCCGAAAAGCTGAGTCGTCCGTTCGATAAGAATCGCACCGGACTTGTGATTGGCGAAGGTGCCGCAGCGATTGTGCTCGAAGAACTCGAATCAGCCCAAGCACGTGGGGCCACCATTTTGGCCGAAGTGATTGGTTTTGGAGCGTCGGCTGTCAATGAGAATGGCATCGGCAATACGCATGTCGCCGTGAAAAATGCCTTGGCACAATCGCTCCGAACATCGAAGCTGAAAATCGCCGACGTCGACCACCTGAATGCTCACGGTCTTGGGACCAAACAGAGCGATGCCGCCGAGGCTTCAGCCATTGCAGCCGTGTTTGGTGATCGAGCCAAGCCACTTCCAGTGACCACCGCCAAAGGGCATATGGGCAACCTGGGAGCTGGCGGCGGAATGGTGGAAATGGTCGGCAGCGTGATGGCGCTTCGCGACGGTCGGCTGTTTGGAACGCTCAACTTCGAAACGCCCGATCCTGAATGCCCAGTTCATGTTGCGACTGGAAGCAGCACCCCGGCAGGCAAGAGTTTCATCAATCTGAACGTCACCCCGCAGGGACAAGCATCGGCTGTGGTGGTGAAGGCTTTCGCCTAA
- a CDS encoding RluA family pseudouridine synthase codes for MMSSDAAENDGPIDEPVVEPGEELVLDERQAELSDEPIELVVEEREADGRLDQFLALRLHRYSRMQLRRVIDAGGVLLNGSRAKVKVAYRVSTGDRVSIVLPEMPSAGPNPEKIPLDILFEDEHLIAVNKPPGMVVHPARGHWSGTLTSALAFHFQQLSTVGGQHRPGIVHRLDRDTSGVIIVAKTDPVHFSLAAQFADRTTAKEYFAITAGVPDRDRDVVSQPIGIHPFHREKMAIRPGHSTSRDAETMFHVLERFAQHAAVECLPKTGRTHQIRVHLAHVRTPVLCDKLYGGRAEITQGELVRDGSTEVVLNRQALHARKLSINHPKTGERLTIEAPLPADLQRVLDLLRSTKP; via the coding sequence ATGATGTCAAGCGACGCAGCGGAGAACGACGGTCCTATCGACGAGCCTGTTGTAGAGCCGGGCGAGGAGCTTGTGCTCGATGAGCGGCAAGCTGAACTCTCCGATGAACCGATTGAGCTTGTCGTTGAAGAGCGCGAGGCCGATGGTCGCCTCGATCAGTTTCTGGCGCTGCGACTCCATCGCTACAGCCGGATGCAACTCCGCCGCGTGATTGATGCTGGCGGCGTGCTTCTCAACGGATCGCGCGCGAAGGTGAAGGTTGCTTATCGGGTGAGTACAGGCGATCGAGTTTCGATCGTCCTTCCCGAGATGCCATCAGCCGGTCCGAACCCCGAGAAAATCCCGCTCGATATCCTGTTTGAAGACGAGCATCTGATTGCCGTCAACAAGCCACCGGGAATGGTGGTCCATCCTGCTCGCGGTCATTGGTCGGGGACACTTACGAGTGCGCTGGCGTTTCATTTTCAGCAGCTGAGCACGGTGGGAGGACAGCATCGACCGGGCATCGTGCATCGACTCGATCGCGACACCAGCGGCGTGATTATCGTTGCCAAAACCGATCCTGTTCACTTTTCACTAGCGGCACAATTCGCCGATCGAACGACGGCGAAAGAGTATTTTGCAATCACGGCGGGAGTTCCGGATCGAGATCGCGATGTCGTTTCGCAGCCCATCGGCATCCATCCGTTTCATCGGGAGAAAATGGCGATTCGTCCTGGTCATTCGACGAGTCGCGACGCGGAAACGATGTTCCATGTTCTCGAGCGATTTGCACAGCATGCTGCTGTAGAGTGTCTCCCAAAAACAGGACGCACGCACCAGATTCGGGTGCATCTCGCACATGTGCGTACGCCGGTGCTGTGCGACAAGCTCTATGGTGGTCGGGCCGAGATTACCCAAGGGGAACTTGTGCGGGATGGAAGCACCGAAGTGGTTTTGAACCGCCAGGCGCTCCATGCTCGCAAACTTTCAATCAACCATCCGAAGACTGGTGAGCGGCTCACGATCGAAGCACCACTTCCGGCCGATTTGCAGCGCGTGCTCGACTTGCTACGGAGTACGAAACCTTAG
- a CDS encoding PIG-L family deacetylase, producing the protein MPAESPKIDLPEPLDVIAVGAHPDDIEISCGGTLASLVLQGYRVGIIDLTDGEPTPGSPSPEVRHAEAAEAAQTLGVHVRKILTLPNRRLFDTFEARVMLAKEFRRYRPKLVIGFGDKTPLASPDHWQAMQITDAAVFYSRLTKWDETFDYLPVHSIASQVYFRLAFEPSSASASPHQITVDISQTIEKKIESVRCYKTQFPPAKAHVLDRVRGLAMAAGAPCGFEAAETFTAVRPIATSDLVRSIVPSAAKT; encoded by the coding sequence GTGCCTGCTGAATCCCCTAAGATCGACCTTCCCGAGCCGCTGGATGTCATCGCGGTCGGTGCTCATCCCGATGATATCGAGATCTCTTGCGGCGGAACCTTGGCATCGCTGGTGCTGCAAGGCTATCGTGTGGGTATCATCGACCTGACCGACGGCGAACCGACTCCTGGCTCGCCGAGCCCTGAGGTGCGCCACGCCGAAGCTGCAGAAGCGGCTCAGACACTGGGAGTGCACGTCCGCAAGATTCTGACACTCCCCAATCGGCGGCTGTTCGACACTTTCGAAGCCCGCGTAATGCTCGCCAAAGAATTTCGCCGCTATCGCCCTAAGCTGGTGATTGGTTTTGGCGACAAGACCCCTCTAGCATCTCCCGACCACTGGCAAGCAATGCAAATCACCGATGCCGCCGTGTTCTATTCGCGGCTGACCAAATGGGATGAAACATTCGACTATCTCCCGGTTCATTCCATTGCATCGCAGGTCTATTTTCGGTTGGCTTTTGAACCTTCGAGCGCAAGCGCATCGCCCCATCAGATCACAGTTGATATCTCGCAAACCATCGAAAAGAAGATCGAATCGGTGCGCTGCTACAAGACACAGTTTCCGCCAGCCAAGGCTCACGTGCTGGATCGTGTTCGCGGACTTGCAATGGCGGCAGGAGCACCCTGCGGTTTTGAAGCGGCTGAAACTTTCACAGCTGTCCGGCCGATTGCGACCAGCGATCTAGTGCGAAGCATCGTCCCCAGTGCTGCCAAGACTTAG